The genomic window AGAGATATcctgtattttcaattttagttgTCCATAATCAATCATCAAAATGACTGCTATTGTCCAAACAAAACAATGACGCACATGCAAAATGCAACAACGCTTCATAGTCTACAGAAAAATGGATACAACCATGCCCTTACAAATCCTAAAAAACAGAGCCTATAAAACCTAAGCTTAGCAGAATAAATAAGTCAACATTTTTCACTTATTGTTACCTCTTCTCTACATCATTTCCTCCAGCAGGAAGGGCAAATGGCTGGAGGACCTGAGGAAGAGCAATATCTTTGTGTGGAATGAACCCGACATCATAGCTAGGGGAGCACACCACTCTGATTGCATTCTTTATGAGAAACGGAACTCCTTCAGTGGCTCTTACACCAACATCATGACAAGTGACGAAAAAGTGATCAGCACCCAATGTTCTATTCCAATAGGGATACTTGGATTTCAAGCTTTCCACATAATTATCAACAATAATGGTCATATTCTCATAAGATATTCCCTGCACAGAACAATGAATTTCAGGTTTGAAGCAACTTCATCAATCAGAACAACCAACAATGCAATGCAGCATCTTTAATTGATTGGGTTagtaataaaaaggaaaaggtagtgCCAGATAGCTATTCATGCATAGATTTAGGCATCTGTTATGCCAATTTAGATTGAACAAGCAAGCAGAGCTAAGGGAAACTAATGTAGAATATAGTAATGTAGAAAAATAGGAGCCATCATCAACAAAGGGTTTCCTCACTTAGAAAAGCAATATTTATCTATCAAATGCTTATCAGTCAAAATATGAAGAAAGATTTATTGTAAGTGGGTTTGCTCTCCATGTTATCATCCAGGATCGAATCCAAAAGGGGCCATGCGAAGAATAATTTGTCATGGATGGCCTGCATAAGAATCGACAGGGAAGGGGCTCAGACTCGGCGCGTGAAAGGTAACCTGATGGCACACTTACAGTTGGTGCCCAAAAGAAGAATATCAAGAAACATAGGTGGGTAACAATTCCAGTAACACACTGTAGTGAAGAAAATgtaaccaaataaatatttaataaaattcatacTGAGAATTACAGAAAGACAGGCAGGAAAGTCAGTCTATGGTAAAGCTGAGAGCATGAATAGAGAAATGCAGACAGATGCAGCAGCAAttgctaaataaataaaaatagaagaccTTGCCGCGCATCTTGTGGCAGGAGAtgggaataaaaaataggtGGGCTTGATCAGGATCCTGTGTTTGAAACCTGCTCTCTCTTATATTCTGGAAAAAGTACCCTTCGCTCGCGTATTTGCCAGTCAGTTTCCtaggtgtttgataaaatgtaTTTGGATCTCCATCTGGATatataaaaatcttgaaattccTCTCCATTTCCTCATAATTCAATTTGAATACACGTGGCGAATGGTACAGATCGGATATCTCGTCGTCGTCGTAATCTTTAACCAATATAGTCGTCTTCTTGGTCGCCGGCGCTAAAGAAACGGAAGATGCGgagatggaagaagaagaagaaaaataagaggaaTGGAGAGAATTGAAAGAAAGGTATGTGAAAGAGACGAGCGTTAGGATTGCCAGAGTGCGGAGGGATCCTTTCAAAGAACACATGGATTGCTGTacttgttgctgttgctgtaaTTGTTGGGACAGCTTTCCGGCCGTCATTGCCGGAGGAGCCACTGGTGGGAGATTTGGGTTTTTCACTCAAGTTTCAGACCGGTGGACTGTTGTGGGTTTTTTGCGCTAATAATTGGGTAcctgttttatttatttcaccGCCTCAACTCAAATACCATGCCAAACGTCAagtagtttttctttcttaagtAAATTGTTATTGAGTAAACTACAAAAATACACTCGAATTATTACGTCATTCactatattagaaaaattacatgaatatcttataatttaatctattttacaCTCCAtggtatattttaaaagattacaGTTTATATTATACACTCGATGCTATATTTTAAAGGATTacggtttatatatatataatttttgatacaataaaaaaattatctaataaaCAGAGCATATGTATAAATACAAGAATATAAAACATGGATAAAACAAAGCTTGAAATTTGAAGAAATcttgttaaaatttatattaagataaatgCAAGATATATAGATTTTAATATAGATAATACAAAGATGGAGAAAATGATGTGTTTTTTCCTTAGAGATATTGGTTTTCTCTGCTAAAGaattagctaaaaaaaattatttgcattaaataaagaaagagagacaCCTATTTATAAGGGGATATgacaaatttgaaattttacaaagtCTTGTAATTATTGGTCTTTTAAAAGATTGTTAGATGAAGTTGTATGCCTTGTCTCCCATCATTAGGAGTGATTTGTTGTATTTGCAAGTGGAGAAAAACTGTCTTCTTGGgccaacataattttttggaCTATGAGTAAAAAGGGCTAGGAGAAGATGGGCCTGGATGGACCTATCATAAAGGCTAAGAAGATAGGCCTgataaaagaagaacaaaataaaaaataggtcataaatattttttgcctctaaaaactcttttgtttttaataacatatatatacacGCGCGCGCGTGCAGAAATGTCTAAGGTTTTTGTATAGGAAGAAGAATGTCAAAACAATCATCTTCATTGTCATCTTCTAAGCTAATTATGGATtctgaagatgaaaaaaaaaaattcattagatTTGGAGTCAATTTGTAAAAGTTGCTTCATCATTTCAAAATACTCTTCTCTGGATTTTGCTGCAGCAAGAAGAGCTAAAGCATGAGATTTTTGGGCTAAGAATTTAGAATGAGGGTTTAAGTCCTTGATTTcggcttttttattttcttttaaccatCGTAAAACTACAGGTTTTGAAGTCTTGGATTCTGCTGCAGAAGAGTTCCACcattttactttgaattttctGATGAGAATGGGGGAGCACACTTAAGGGACATAATTTTAAACAGAAAAAGAGAAGTTGTAACAGTCCGACTGTACGACttgctcaatgttaaaagatcccaacatatcctctttatttgagggtaaattttttttttcaccaaaaattCGGTAGAGTTTCGTTTGTATTTAGGACATCCCAAATTATCGACTACTATCACTTTACTCATTCGACCCATTGTCACAAGGTCCCATAATTCCGGACCTTTCATCAAACATCATAATTCAACACCTCATACaatccacacaatatatatttatatatatcctacgagtaagttcaatatgaacatagtctacatatcatatcataaaatttaaaagaaaaggaatactaacatgtaaagaaaacatttacaacataataagtgttcttaaacatttcaaaagggttaattacaagataactaaaatactacattctaagctgaacttttataaaaatacatcaaggtttacacaaaagtATACTACATAAACGCGAtaattcccttttgtttaagttaaatatttacataagcttgacaaagtagagtcctaaactaatgatctccctagatatttgatggacctgatacataaataaacataccattatgttgataaagaatatatatatatatatatatatatatatatatatatatatatatatatatatatatatgctcatgtaatgtatacgaatgaagtattaattttctatcggatccataagaattctaacagagaacttatatatattacttgtaaatcttttaacccaattaacactcatttgcatattcttaatttggatactcttatttacttgcgTGAACTGGGTGACCTTGCAAAGTCTAATCTTGAAATTcacggatgtcattagccaaagctaatcttgtaattcatctcCCGGCattcctatcacggatgccattagccgaagctaatcttgtaaatacgTCAGGCTTTATTTACTTTGAACacgatatttattataattacattcacccgaagaattttaaattgtataagtgcaAATAGGAGGGAAAATTATGCACCTGTTTCGCCTGTCTCGCGACCTCCCCTAACAGAAGATTCAATCCTggttgctcctcctgaatcacaaggaagtttttggttatgattcattcaagccgatattatagggaatccatattcatccattactcatatgttactttctatgcatgttcatttcctcataataatatacatacatatatcatgtatattttcaaagttagtatctcaatgtgcaactgttcgtatgactcaattcttttatattcttatatatagtATTCACGTAAAAGTCtattgttactgtctaactttgaattgttactgtctagatatttgaactgttactgtctacacattgaactgttactgtccaaccgttactgtttaACTTTAAACTGCTACTGTCCAgatatttgaactgttactgtctgcacattgaactgttactatctaactttgaactgttactgtcaaattgttactgtctagacatttgaactgttactgtctgaacactcatcagatttttaattatatctaaagTTTTAAAACTCCATTTAAAGTGAGATTGATCTCGTTAGAAGTTAAGACACAAGACTACTAGTTCTCTGAATGAAGGAGaactcagttctgcctctaagatagtcaaaattgttcatcaacTAATCAGTCATACTGCCTTACATAATCAGTCACGACTCAGTCTAggttggtaacccataactggagttctacatctccaaattgagcaagactaGTTTTCTTGGTTAGATAAcattcaaatctacaatttctatgaaggaatcCGATCCTAATTCCCCCATCCTCCTACCTGAAATCTCACCGAAAGTCAGGAGacaagtctgtccagattcgtctccccctccccttcacacgatactttcataaactacataccacacacatgaattaacttaatcttAACAATAAGTAATTTTTCCCCAATTcatgtctaagaaccctaacctatgattcaatatcaaggcatcaattcattattgaatttaaaatgaatttttaagatcatgtttagaacaccttacctggtacgaattaagattttgatcttcaaccagttgaagatttttaactccctcctt from Populus trichocarpa isolate Nisqually-1 chromosome 5, P.trichocarpa_v4.1, whole genome shotgun sequence includes these protein-coding regions:
- the LOC7476426 gene encoding probable glycosyltransferase At5g03795, with protein sequence MTAGKLSQQLQQQQQVQQSMCSLKGSLRTLAILTLVSFTYLSFNSLHSSYFSSSSSISASSVSLAPATKKTTILVKDYDDDEISDLYHSPRVFKLNYEEMERNFKIFIYPDGDPNTFYQTPRKLTGKYASEGYFFQNIRESRFQTQDPDQAHLFFIPISCHKMRGKGISYENMTIIVDNYVESLKSKYPYWNRTLGADHFFVTCHDVGVRATEGVPFLIKNAIRVVCSPSYDVGFIPHKDIALPQVLQPFALPAGGNDVEKRTTLGFWAGHRNSRIRVILARVWENDTELDISNNRINRATGHLVYQKRFYGSKYCICPGGSQVNSARIADSIHYGCIPVILSNYYDLPFNDILDWHKFSVILKEQDVYRLKQILKDIPDNKLVSLHKNLVKVQKHFQWNSPPVKYDAFHMVMYDLWLRHHVIKY